The nucleotide sequence ATATCGTCTACAAGGCGAAACTGCTCGGTGTGCCGGTTGTGTTCGTGGATCCGAAGCATACGTCCCAAGCGTGCCCGTCCTGCGGGCACACGTCTAAACGTAACCGCCCTGCCAGAGACGATTTCAGGTGTGAGTTGTGCGGCTTCGCTGGGTTCGCAGATCACATCGCTGCGATCAATATCGCATCCAGGGCTGCTGTCAACCAGCCTATTGTAGCGGTGCATATGCATCAGTTACAAGCTCCGGTCTTCAGGCTGGAGTAGTTGACGTGCAATTCTTGGCGTATCAGTATCCTCCGAGCCGCCCGATGGAGCGCTTGAGGTAGCTGAGCAGCGCCATCGAGAGCATCATCGAGAGCGCGAGCGCCGATATCGTGTCCTCCCACCTGATATCGCTCATCTCCATGAGGTACAAAATGCCTCCAGATAGGGTCGTAAGGAGCGCTGTCGATAGAACGGATACTAGCAGCGATGCGGCCACAGATCCAACCTGGTACCGCTCAAAGAGCGCGACGAAGAGGACGAAGCTTATCGCTGTTATCACGAGTATAACAGAGTACGGAAGAGTCGGGCCGTACATGAATACCTGGATGAGGCCGAATGCGAGAAGGACCATGGTGATTCCAAGCATTGTGGAGGCCAGGAACGCCCTCAGCACGTAGCTGTCGCGCAATATCATCTGCAATTTGTTTGCTTTTATTGAATATAAGGATTCTCTTCTCCGCTTACTGCTCCCATGCATTTGAAGCTGAACCGGCAGGTCTTGCAGCTATATTGCTCCTGCACGATAGCTGTGGTCCGCCTCTGCATGTCAGAACTGAGCGATCGTATTATCTACCATTAACCACCAAAATATCTTTGGTGTCTTCCCTTGTATGACGTCATTGTTGTGGGTGCCGGTCCGGCTGGTCTGACTGCCGGTATGTACTGCGCCAGGGGTGGCATGAAGACATTGGTACTGGGCAACATCTACACATCCCAGCAATCCATGGGCGGACTTTACGAGAACTACCCTGGATTTCCTGATGGCATCCAGGGCATAGAGCTCTCGGAGCGTATGCTCTCCCAGGCGCAGAGGTACGGGGCAGAGTACAGGCAGGAGATGGTCGAGAAGATAGTCCATCTGGATGACACGTTCAGGATCAAGACGGAGAGCTGGGAGTACGTCTGCAGAGCCCTGATCCTGGCGACGGGCGCGAGCCACAGGAAGCTGGGGGTGCCTGGGGAGGAGAAATACGTTACAAGAGGCCTGTCATACTGTGTTTACTGCGATGGCGCCCTCTTCAGGGACAGAACGACCGCCGTCGTCGGCTATGGCAACGGCGCAGCTAGGGCGCTGCTCTACCTCTCGAACATATGCAGCAGGGTTCATCTTCTCTGTCCTAGGGAGAGGCTTGTTGCCGAGGCGGTGTACCTCGATCGGCTGAAGGGCATAAGGAACGTAACACAGACATTCGGCGTCGAGGTAACACGCATAGTGGGAGATGAGTTCGTCAGCGGCATCGAGTTCGTTGTCGGGGGGACACCGAGATCCCTAAAGGTGGATGGCATATTCGTGGAGATGGGGGTATCTCCAAACACAGCTCTCGCAAAAGATCTCGGGCTCGAGCTGACTGAGGGCGGGTTCGTGAAGGTCAACCGTCTCACACAAGAGACATCCATGCCAGGCGTCTTCGCAGCCGGAGATGTCACAGGTGGAAGGATGCAGGTCGCAACCGCGGTCGGCTCGGGCGCATCGGCAGCTATAAGCGCTATGCAGTATCTCAGGTAGAGTGATGAAGAGCGCGCGATCCCCTGTCGCGGTCTGGCGCGGCAGGGATCTTCTCGATAATAAAATCGTTGAATCCACCACAGTGATTCTGAGAACCAGGGGCTGCAGATGGAACCGGTGCGTGATGTGCGGATACGCGCAGGAGGGTGTCGATGCGAGCGCTGAGGATATCATCGCGCAGTTCATTTCTGCACTAAAGAAAGCCGAGGGCTCGGAGCTCGTCAAGATCTACACCAGCGGCAGCTTTCTCGACCCTGCAGAGGTTCCTGAGGCGGTGCGCCTGGAGATTCTCAGATCGCTGAGAGATATGGGTGTGAGGAGGCTTGTGATCGAGTCGAGGCCGGAGTACATCGATCGCACCGCTCTCGAGCAGATCCTGGGTCTCATGGACGTGGAGATAGGCATCGGTCTCGAGAGCTCGAGCGATCTTGTGAGGTCGCATCTTATAAACAAAGGGTTCACGTTCTCTGATTTCGCGAAGGCCGCTGATCTTATACACTCCCTCGGGGGGCGCGTGAAGACCTACCTACTCCTCAAGCCCCCGGGTCTCTCTGAGATGGATGCGATCGCTGACGCGATGAGATCTGCGAGAGATGCAGAGCCTTACTCTGATATCATCTCGCTGAACCTCTGCAACGTCCAGAGGAACACGCAGCTTGAGAGGATGTGGCAGCGCGGCGTTTACAGACCACCATGGCTCTGGTCGGCGGTTGAGGTTCTCCGCGAGTCCTCGCTGAGAGTTCCGTTGATATGCGATCCGGTTGGCGCAGGAGCGAAAAGGGGGCCACACAACTGCGGCGTATGTGACGGATTCGTTGCAGATGCGATAAGGTCGTTCTCGCTGAGCCAGAGCAGATCCTGCCTGAACGTCGATTGCACCTGCCGCTCCGTCTGGAGAAAGGTCCTGGAGCTCGAGGATCTCTCCTTCGGAACACCACTTGTTTGAAACGCTGCATGCGACATTAGAGGCGTGCCAAAAGGATGAAAGCGTTTGAGATGCGGGTTGGTTTCGTCCAAACAACCCGACAAGGAATGTCAATCCTCCATGTCGTGCTTTCATGGTAACAGGGGCTTGTCTCTGCTCCGCGCTCATGCGTATCGACGATCTGCTCCAGCGTAGCAGGTTGTCTCTCATGTGATGCTGGAACGGATGTTCTGGAAATCCAGGCGACAGAAGCTGTACGCATGTACGAACCGAATGTTTTGGTCTTCCTTTTGGTTTTCCGGCTCAGGCCTAATGCACCGGAAAGTGTTATGAATCCGCAGGCTCTCCCACAGCAGGGATTCAGATGATCATCGTATACTCTCTTGGCGGATCCGTTCTTGCAGCGCAGGATTCCGCCGGCCTCAAAAGATATGCTGAAACGTTAAGAACAATCTCGAGAGACAATCAGGTCTACGTCGTCGTCGGGGGCGGGGCCCTCGCGCGCGAATGTATAGGGAGAGCGCGCGGCGTGGGTGCGAGCGAGGCCCTCTGCGATTCGATCGGGATACTCGCGACCAGGATGAACGCAGCGCTCCTCGCGGCAGCCCTCGATGGCTCCGCGCCGTTCAGGGTGCCGGAATCTTACGACGATGCACTCGAGGTCTCAAAGACGTACAGGATCGTGGTCATGGGCGGAGTCTCTCCGGGACAGACCACCGATGCGGTCGCTGCCCTTCTGGCAGAGCACGCCCGCGCGGATCTTCTCGTGATCGCCACATCGGTGAACGGCGTTTACACATCAGATCCTGAGAAGGACCCGGGGGCTGTGAAGATCCCCAGGATGAATGCAAAGGATCTGGCCAGGATGATGAGCCAGATCGAACTCAAAGCAGGATCGAGATCCCCTGTGGACCCGCTTGCAGCCAAGATAATCGAGCGGAGCCGCATCCCCACAGTCGTGGTCGATGGCAGGGACGTGGCCAATCTGATCAGGGCGATAGATGGTACACACGACGGCACCGAGATTCGCAGCTAGTCACGCCGGGGTCAGCGATCTGATTATGTCAGAGGGGTTAACCAGACCCCATGGCACCCCACCCTCGGTGACCACAAGCTGGCTCGTGCCAGTCTTGCCCATGATCTTTATCGCCTCGTAGACCAGATCGTCAGAGTCTATCGTAAGATAGCCCCTGGTCATGATCTCCTTCACCTCAACACCTGTGCGTCCGTCTGCGATCGCCCTCACAAGATCCACCAGGCTCACAAGTCCTGGAGAGCTCTCATCGACGAGCGCCTCGCTCACGCCGTTATGTATCATGGTCCTGGCGGCATCCTGGATCGATGCCGAGGGGCTGATTCTCACTGCGCGGCGTGCGATCTTTTTCACAGGTATCCGCGGCACTGAGATCATCTCTCTGACCTTGAATATCAGCCTGCTCATCGTGTCGTCCCTGCCGGTGACCTCGCCCCTGATGTAGAGCTTGTTCACAGGCGTCGGCCCTATCTCGATCTCATCGCCTATGTTGAAGTCCCTGACGTTCCCTGTGATGCGAACCATGCCATCGCAGCTGTCGTGCCGCATGACCTTGTTGAATATGATCTCGCTCGCAGATGCGCCCTCCACCTGGACGCCGTTCTTGATTATAGGCACGTCGACGATATCGCCGCTGTTGTCGAGGCATAGAACCTCATAGGCGGCACCGGTCGCCTTGTAGCCGCCCTTCGGCCCTGGCACTCCCTCCACAAGGTTCAGCGCCTTGAGCGACTGCATCTGGTTGCGTATGGTGCCAGGATTGCGGTCGATAAGCTCTGCGATCTCCTCTCCCTTTACAGCTCTTCCCTCACGTCGATGTATGTTGATCAACGCGGTAAGTATATCCCTCTGAACTGGTGTTAGCTCCATAGCAATACGGAAGTACCATCATTATTACCTATTTAGATTTAACCTTCGGAGTCACAAATTTTTGGATGGTCCTTTCGATCGCATGGGGCATTTATTAATTCCTTTATAGGGAAAATCTGACATCCTTTTCCAGATTCTGGATAGCGATTCTCTCAGAGCATTTCCATAACTCATAGGGTAACAGGCGCATGGGTACACATCGCCAGCTGGAGTGATATGCATCCAGCTCCTCCCCGCGAAGCATCCGAAGCGTTTGAGCGCCTCAGGCACAGAGAAAATCCTCGGCGGGGGTGCGTTTGAGGCGAACCCCTCCAGCGCGGAGAGATCAGAATCGTCGAGCACGATATCCTCTGAGCCGGTGCACCTCCCCGTCGGCACAACCTCGAAGAGCGTGAGCTCATGCGCGCCCATGTCGCGTGCGAGCTCGTGGAATTTCTGTAGGTGCATGATGTTATCATGCCTCAGCACCACATAGAGATCGACCAGCAGTCCGGCGCTCAGCGCATGTCTTATGGCGTTCATAGCATCCCTGTACACACCCCTCCGACCGCGTATGGCATCATGTTCATGCTCCACAGGGCTGTCCAGGCTCACGTTCACCGCCTGGAGGCCTGCATCCCTGAGCCTCTCCGCCAGCACCTCGGTGAAACCAGCGCCAGAGGTGAACATCGTGGTCACCGCCCGATCGTCCACATAGCTCACAAGCTCCGGAAGCTCTCTGTACAGACACGGCTCTCCGCCATCGAATATTATGAGCGTGGATCCGAGATCGAGCGCCTGATCTATGATTCTCTGAACATCTTCCGGCTCAAGACTGAGGTGCTTTCCCGTATCTGGCAGCGCGCAGTGCCTGCATCTGTTGGGGCACTCCTCGGTCACAGATATCGTGATCTGGTCAGGGGTTCTCCTGCCGAGGGATGCGAGGATCTGGCTCCTGACAAAGCGATCGAAAGCCCTGCTCGGAACAGGTGGCAGCCATGTCGATATGTACAGAGACTCCCCAGCGAATGCCGGAATGTTTCCGTCGATCATCGAGAGGGCGGATGAGATCGCTGGAACTCTGGAGAGAATACCATCGGCTCTGATCCTGATTCTCCCCGAATCTACGATTGCTGCCGCCTTTAAAAGAGGGTTATCGCAGAGCGTGTACACCAAACGATCACCGCTTGTAGACCTCATCGGGATCGAAGATCCTCTCACCGACTATCCTCCCGTCCAGGGTCCTGTAGAAGCAGGATCTGTATCCGGTGTGGCATGCGCCCCCCTTCTGCTCGACCTTGAGAAGTATCGCGTCCTCATCGCAGTCAACCAGTATCTCCTTCACGATCTGCTCATTTCCGGAGGACTCGCCCTTACGCCACAGCTTCCCCCGCGACCTAGACCAGTAGTGCGCAACCCCCGTCTCCACAGTCTTTTTGAGCGCGACGCTGTTCATGTAGGCCAGCATCAGCACCTCTCCTGTCCTCCAGTCCTGTGCCACTGCTGGAATCAGCTTGCCATCCGGAATCTCGACGATGCTCATCACCTCATGATCACTGGCGTGGCGTATAAAGCTTGGTGATGTGCTTTCTCGTCCCAGCCGTAGCAGCTCTCCGGATCAGCTCACAAGTTCGCTCTTATCTATTTAGCAACCTGGAGTCATGCAGGCCGGTTTCTGGATGCATTCATTCGCCTGACAGGACCGCCCGGCAGGACCAGCTAGCTCCGGGCAGGTTATCAGGACAAGAGCATACAGATTTCAACGCACTGGCGGTGCGCCAGAAGCATGATCTGTGCATTCGCAGCATCCGACCCGCAAGAGATATATCCAAAAAACTTGACTTTAAGCCAATTAAGTTTAACAGGTGTCCTGCTTGGAACTTGCAATCGCACTTGGGGTGCTTGTGGGCCTGCTGATATTCGCCCTTAAGGCCAGCATGGGATGCGGGCTAGCGCATCTCAGCCTCAGAGAGATCACGCTGGTCGCATCAGGCTATCTCCTTGTGGCCACCGGTATGGGTCTGGTGATAGATCGCCTCTCCATAGATCTGATCGCGGGCATGATCAGAGCAGGTGTGGCGATGCATGCGATTCTTGCACTCTGCCTCATAGCTCTCGGGATGCTCACGATAAGAGAGTGGAGATGCTCCAGTAAGGATATCTCCCGCAAAACGTTCCTGGCGCTCTCTATTCCGTGTCCGGCATGCATGGCCGCGACGTTTCTCTCAATCAGCGTGCTTGCAGATCACCTCGAAATTTCACCAGCCAGAATCGGCGCAGCGGTGGGCATCATGCTCTTCATCACCATCTCTTTTGTCTCAATGCTCCTGAAAAGGATTCGGGGAGGGCCAGGCATCATCGGGAACGTGATGATGCTCCTGGGTGGATTTTACCTCATATCGATAATGCTCCTGCCATCATACATCCAGATGCAGAGTGTGATCCTGAGATGCGCAGCGCCTGAGGTGCATTCTGAGCTGATTGCAGCTTATCTGATACTGACGATGCTGATCTCCCTGGGGTATGTCATCCGGAAGAAGGGTGTGAGGGTATGATATACGAGACGGCTGTCAGCCTTCTCTACGTTTTCTCCACATCTCTGCTCTATCCTGACATAATCGGCCTGCTTATTCTCTTCACATGGTCGCTCATCCTGGTGGGATCGATGATCCAGGAGTACACCTCCAGGAGAAGGGATGTTAAGGAGCTGGAGGAGATTGTGCTCAGGGCAGCCTCGCTTGTAAGCTCCGGAATGTCAGAGGATGCCGCAGATCTTCTCAGGAGTTACAGATCCCCGCAGGTGGCCGGTGTTCTCATGGAGATAGCACGCTCTCTGGAGGGCAGCATGCTCCGCGTAAGGCTCGACAAGATCCTGCAGGATGTGGAGCTGGATATGGCCAGGAGGCTCGAGCCGCTGCGCATCGGCATGAGATTGGGCCCGATACTGGGGCTGATGGGCACACTGATACCCATGGGCCCGGCGCTTGTGAGCCTTTCGAAGGGGGATATACAGTCGATGGCATCGAGCCTGATAATAGCGTTTGCAACGACTGTTATAGGGCTGGTCGTTGGCGGTATATGCTACTGCTCTCTTCTGATAAGAAACAGATGGTACCATCAGGATCTGAGCGATTTGGAGTACGCTGCTGCTATCCTGAGGAGGGCGATGGATGAGGGGCAGGACGGGCGTTCTGGATGAGATCGATGGGGACCCGATGGAGGGCGTCGCCAACCTCTTCGATGTCGCGATGGTCTTCGCTGTGGCGCTTCTCCTCGCGCTTGTTCTCTCCTACAACATCTCAGAGCTTCTTGATCCAACATCCAGCGTCACCGTTGTGAAGAATCCGGGCGAGCCGGACATGCAGATAATCATCAAGAACATGAGCAGCATTCAGATCCTGAACATGACGGAGCAGCTCGGAGGGGGGCAGGGGACCAGGATAGGCACCGCGTACCGTCTCAGGAGCGGTCAGGTGATATACGTCCCCGAGAATGAGACGTCAACTCCTATGAGGATCTGAGGGCGTTTGGATCGCGGGCCCGAACTGCTGAGCGGCCATCAAACCACTGGCAAACCTCCAGGCAGCGGTGGAGATTTCAGTGATGGGAGCACAGGAGCGGGAGGTGATCGAATGTATGTAACTCTTCTCGGCACAGGCGCGGGAATACCGCAGCCGGATCGCGCGCAGTCCTCTCTTCTCATTCGTGATGAGCATCTGCTGCTCATCGACTGCGGAGCTGGCGCCCTTTTCAGGCTGGGCGAGCTCGGGCTGAGCCCGCTGGAGATCGAGACCGTGCTTCTCACGCATCTGCATCTCGATCATGTTGCAGACCTTCTCCCACTCGCAAAGGCGCGGTATCTGCTCGGCAGGCCCTGGCTCAGCGTATTCGGACCTGCCGGCACAGAGCAGCTGGTGAGATCCCTGCAGTCCCTCTACCCTTATCTGCACTCGATAAGGCTGGAGGTCACCGAGATCGAGGCTGGATGCAGGTTCGAGCTGTGTGGATTCAGCGTGCAGAGCGCATCCGCGGTCCACAGCGTTCCAGCGCTCTGCTACAGGATCGAGGGCTCATCGATTCTCACATGCTCAGGAGACACCGAGCCGAACGCAGATGTATCTGAGCTCGCGGCCGGATCCGACCTGCTCGTCCATGAATGCTCATTTCCCGACGGATTTGATGTTACGAACCACACAACTCCAGCGGCCCTCGGTCGGCTTGTTAGAGATGTCGGTGAAATCCTGCTGACACACTTCTATCCCCAGTGCAGGGGTCTGGAGGATGAGATGGCGCGCACTGTGGAGCAGCTCTCCGGAATCAGGACCAGAGCGGGAAGGGATCTGATGCGCATTCCTTTGAGATCTGAATGATCGCTGATGGCACTGGAATGGCAACCAGCGGCGCAGCCAGGTGATCTGGCGGAGTGGCGGGTGCATTAAAACGAACCATTCAGAGCCGGCTGATTTGGCGGCAGCAGAGATCACTGAGATCGATCTCAGCCCCAATGCGGACACATTCCCTCTCGCGTGGGGAGAGGAGTGTTCCTACTCCCTCCTCCACATTCCCGCTGCAACCAGCAGTAGCACGAAGAGCACGAGCGCTATCCCGAAGAGCGGCGCCCCTGATACAGAAGGGGTTGCTTCAACAGTGACGTTCTCCATCACATATCCCCTCACGTCCATGGTCTCTGATTCAGGCTTTTTCTCCATCTCAGACCCGACACCCTGGGGTAGCGTGCTGTTCTCTCCATAGGGATGCCTGGAACGCGATGAGCTTCCCGACCTCACAGCCTGAGCGGTCGAGGATTCCTCTACAGCAGGAAGCATACCGCTCATATACTCCTTCAAGAGAAGATTGCCGCAAGTGTGGTGGCAGCAGGCAACCCCGTAATCCTCGACGAGATCCCTGTACTGCTCCGCCAGATCCTTCAGGACCTCCGGAGATGGATGCCATCTGTCCTTCCTTGCGGTCTCAAGAAGCCTCGCATCCATCACCTGCGCAGCCCATGGATTGTTCTTCCTGAAGAAATCTCGCAGCCCCAGGCCGTATTTGTCATCCACATAGATCTCGTGAACCTCTTTCCATGTGCTCTCGCTCACAAGCTCGGGCACCGTCGCCTCCCATCCCCAGAGGTACTCGACGAACCTGTCCATCTCCCTCGCCCCAGCGTAGCCCTGCTCCATCATCCCCTGGATCCATCTGGGGTTGTAGTACCTTGTCCTCAGCTCCCTCGAGAAGAACTCGCCCAGCTCATGGACCCTTTCCTTCCTGGGATCTCTCGCATCTGTCACGTACATCTCCGGGGTGGAGCCGGTCACGGTTCTGACAGCGAGAGCTATTCCGCCTAGATACTGGAAGACGTCATCGTTATCGATGAACCCGTAGAGGTTGGAGTTCGTGTGATGGACGGCTGCATCAACTCCCTCAAGATTCGCGCTGTAAACCTCCATCTGCTGCTCCAGGGACAGGGATCTGCCAGAGGCGAACCTCCCTCCCCAGATACCATCTCCGTAGATGTATGACATCCTGGATATGAACAGCCTGCCGAGCTCTGAATCGTTCTCCCATCTGTCGCTCGCGGATACCGGCGCGTCGAGGTTCGGGCCGTATGTGCCCGCTTCCTCGAGAAAGATCCTGGATCTGGAGAGGAACTCCGCATCCTCTGCGCTCCAGTTGCCTGCCTGGATAAGCATATCCCTCAGCATCTCGGAGTTCTCCCTGACGTAATTCGGGTATGCTGTATCTGTATCGTTTGCAGCGAGCCGTATCGCCTTATCGATTAGAACGAGCTTCTCCGGGAAGAGATCCCTGTAAAGACCGGATGGAACCACAAGGACATCTATCCTGGGCCTGCCCAGCTCTGATAGTGGTATCAGCGCGACATCGCTCACACCGCCGTAGGCATCGTAAACTGGCCTGGCACCGACGAGCTTGAGGATCTCAGAGTCTACGACCCCGTGGTCTGTCATCGCCCAGGCCCACAGGACGATCGCTATCTTTCTCGGGTATGTGCCGTTGTGCTTCAGCCTGTACTCCTCGATGAGCTCCTCTGCGAGTTTGCCTCCCACATCCCATGCCGCATGCGTCGGAACCCTTCTCGGATCCACAGACCTGAAGTTCCTGCCTGTTGGTAGCACCTGAGGATCCCTTATCGGGTCGTCAGCCGGCGATGGAGGTATGTAGCATCCGCTCAAAGCGTTTGTCGTGTTCGTGAGCTCTCTGTCACAGCTCCTCAGACCATCAGCATACATTAACGAGATGTTCAGGATACCCGTCAGGTTGGAGCTGATCTTTCCGAGAATTAACTCCTGAGCTGCTTCTGGGGAGGAACCGTTTATCACTGCTTCATAAAGGAGAGATGAAGATGCGTTTTCGATCTCATCCTCGCTGGAGGTTTTGAGCGCTCTCCTGATCTCATCGATGTAAGAATCGCCGAGCATCGAACGCACCATGGCAACCATCGAGTTATTCTCGTAGGGCTGGCCGAATGTGTGGAGCCCGTATGGCATGAACGAGCTCTTCAGCTCATCCAGGTAGTTCTCCAGCTCTGGCAGGAAATCCTCGAACGCATCAGGCTCCTGGAGTGCGCTGAGGTTCGCGCCGAGATCCTCATCCAGATGGAGCTCGCTGCATGTCTCCAGTATCTTCCTCCTGTACTCGTCCTTCACGCTCTCGTTTAGCACGTTCCTGTACTCGTATATGCTCTCCCTCAGATCTGAGAGGTTTCCGTAGAGGCCCGCGGCCACGATTGGCGGAGTGAGATGGGAGATCATCACAGCATCCCCGCGCCTCTTAGCCTGGGTGCCCTCTGCGATGTTGTCCACAATGTATGGGTAAACAACAGGCATGTCCTGAACGAGGAGCGCTGGCCAGTCGTCCCCTCCGACCACCCCCTCTCTGCCTGGAAGCCACTCCTGGGTCCCGTGCTTGCCCAGGTGGATGATCGCATCCGCGCCGAATCCGTGCTTGAGCCATAGATAGAACGCTATGTACTGATGGTGTGGGGGCACATCTGTGGAGTGGTAGAGAACCGTGCTGTTCTCAAGCCATCCCCGGCTCGGCTGCGGCAGCAGAATCACATTCCCGAAGGAGAGCTTCGGTATGACTATGTATGAGCCGCTGGAGTTCCTGAAGACCATGATCTCCCCGGGAGGGGGACCCCAGTGATCGATGACCTCTCTCTGCCGATCCGCCGGAAGCTCCTCGAACCAGCTGATATAAAGAGCTGCGGGGATCAGTGTGGCGTTTCCGCTTGCAACCATTGCATCCAGCTCGCCGGGAGCCCATGTGCCCACGTTCGTTCCCTGGTGTGCCAGAAGATCGACCAGGATCCTCTCATCAGGAACATCTCCCTCGATCCTGTACCCCAGGCTCTTCATGTGTTCCAGGATGTTTCGCAGGCTTCTCGGGACGTTAAGGTAGCACCCCTCTATGTTGTCCTTCCCGCCGCCGTGGTTGTAGTAGATTATGGCGACCCTCTTCTCGGAGTTCGGCTTTTTGAGCATTATCTGAGAGATGGCACGATCTGCGATCCGCTCGACCTCGGGCTCTATTGATGTGTACACAGTATCGTTCTTCCCGGAAACTGCGATCGGATCGAATATCCCGTCCATCTCGGGTAGCGCGACCTGGAAGTAGAGCTCCATCGGGCTGATGCTGGAGTTGGGCCAGTCCTGAGGCGACTGGTAGTAGAGCCGCATGCCGCGAAGCGCAGGCACGTTCAGCGACTCCAGGATCTCCACACCCCTATCAGGGTCCCCGTAGCTCAGGCGGAATGACTTGGTGACCACAGCGAGATCGATCAGGGTGGTGTTGTTCAGAACAAAGAACCTCTCGAGAGAGGATGCATTCGAGAAGCCTATGCATATGACATTCGCACCCCTTCGCTCGAACGCCCTGATGAGATCGATCCTGTCTGGCTGTCCCATGTCGCCGTAGTAGCTCGCGATTCCGATCGTCGGGGCGCTGCTGTTGTACCGGTACCAATTCATGTAAGATGTTATGTTCTCGAAGAGATCCGGGGCATCAGGGTGGTAGATGTACTCCTTCGGCGCAGGGATGGGCGGCTCAACCCTCACGTCAACTCCACAGAAATGTGACGCCAGATATGCAACAAGCCGGCGCATGTTCTCCACCCCTCCGTACTCCCAGTACAGCTCGATATCGGGATGTGCGCTCAGGTTCACACTGGCAAGATTCTGATATCC is from Methanothrix sp. and encodes:
- a CDS encoding cobaltochelatase subunit CobN yields the protein MIHLKTKHLLLIVNFGLLLLMILIPHASADFVTFHGDNQRTGNVSGSGPDSPDVLWSTSLTGHGYIGGSAVVSGGRVFVSNWPDMTFRGELGLACIDVRNGTVLWVNPIGGNGGASTPAVFGDRLFTGSLTGEVYCVDIITGKTLWNRTIERDPKYWGVASSPLIENDTIYIMSFSDGALHALSLDGEELWNLSTGSISPFASPAALGEMIYFPGGDPALYCVNASTQDIVWKAPADAAITSGPAIWNRTLFFVTERSITALNATTGQTLWQRSINGTSSTPAIASGRVYVGTDDERVVCLDANGALIWETKVNGPVRSSPLFLDGRIYFGTNTDAGTVYALNASDGSIVWRYPVNEYIMSSPSASDGILFIGADDGRLYAFSSPHELLSGEVVLENRSLNVTVDGRVYNISMQSALGALMSFASSNNMNVSVNDSLLSIYGLTVDSIGDLASTPDRSWRYWVNYPEEPVPLIGPESAILTDGDRVVFYYGERGSRPEECPRIEITARLRRPDALFVTVGQQPSLSEAMKGAPLNITLTSPDSLNPEMNLSGYSMIFLEMIGSEAAPVLERLLEEPKGKGVPVVLLNSPGYQNLASVNLSAHPDIELYWEYGGVENMRRLVAYLASHFCGVDVRVEPPIPAPKEYIYHPDAPDLFENITSYMNWYRYNSSAPTIGIASYYGDMGQPDRIDLIRAFERRGANVICIGFSNASSLERFFVLNNTTLIDLAVVTKSFRLSYGDPDRGVEILESLNVPALRGMRLYYQSPQDWPNSSISPMELYFQVALPEMDGIFDPIAVSGKNDTVYTSIEPEVERIADRAISQIMLKKPNSEKRVAIIYYNHGGGKDNIEGCYLNVPRSLRNILEHMKSLGYRIEGDVPDERILVDLLAHQGTNVGTWAPGELDAMVASGNATLIPAALYISWFEELPADRQREVIDHWGPPPGEIMVFRNSSGSYIVIPKLSFGNVILLPQPSRGWLENSTVLYHSTDVPPHHQYIAFYLWLKHGFGADAIIHLGKHGTQEWLPGREGVVGGDDWPALLVQDMPVVYPYIVDNIAEGTQAKRRGDAVMISHLTPPIVAAGLYGNLSDLRESIYEYRNVLNESVKDEYRRKILETCSELHLDEDLGANLSALQEPDAFEDFLPELENYLDELKSSFMPYGLHTFGQPYENNSMVAMVRSMLGDSYIDEIRRALKTSSEDEIENASSSLLYEAVINGSSPEAAQELILGKISSNLTGILNISLMYADGLRSCDRELTNTTNALSGCYIPPSPADDPIRDPQVLPTGRNFRSVDPRRVPTHAAWDVGGKLAEELIEEYRLKHNGTYPRKIAIVLWAWAMTDHGVVDSEILKLVGARPVYDAYGGVSDVALIPLSELGRPRIDVLVVPSGLYRDLFPEKLVLIDKAIRLAANDTDTAYPNYVRENSEMLRDMLIQAGNWSAEDAEFLSRSRIFLEEAGTYGPNLDAPVSASDRWENDSELGRLFISRMSYIYGDGIWGGRFASGRSLSLEQQMEVYSANLEGVDAAVHHTNSNLYGFIDNDDVFQYLGGIALAVRTVTGSTPEMYVTDARDPRKERVHELGEFFSRELRTRYYNPRWIQGMMEQGYAGAREMDRFVEYLWGWEATVPELVSESTWKEVHEIYVDDKYGLGLRDFFRKNNPWAAQVMDARLLETARKDRWHPSPEVLKDLAEQYRDLVEDYGVACCHHTCGNLLLKEYMSGMLPAVEESSTAQAVRSGSSSRSRHPYGENSTLPQGVGSEMEKKPESETMDVRGYVMENVTVEATPSVSGAPLFGIALVLFVLLLVAAGMWRRE